A section of the Mesobacillus jeotgali genome encodes:
- a CDS encoding SCO family protein, producing the protein MIKNRHTSVSCILVLVFGLVLFYTGTDGFTAYTAETARVTKLIEEQPVFPDVLIEDSEGRTYSISEFEGKYVFITFIYTGCTTVCIKLEENMAQVYDLVPDEYLGKEMVFLSISFDPERDDPATLDRYKDLFKSDGETWRMARIPEKTQLDSLLNKFGVIVIPDENGNFAHNSAFYLVDRKGTLVDVMDFTKVTEAANTLRQYIESDKKGE; encoded by the coding sequence GTGATCAAAAATCGGCATACTTCAGTTTCATGCATTCTTGTTCTTGTGTTTGGTTTGGTTCTGTTCTATACAGGGACAGATGGATTCACTGCTTACACAGCTGAAACAGCAAGAGTGACGAAGCTGATCGAGGAACAGCCCGTTTTTCCAGATGTATTAATTGAGGATAGTGAAGGGCGAACGTATTCCATTTCAGAATTTGAAGGCAAATATGTATTTATTACTTTTATCTATACAGGCTGCACCACTGTTTGTATAAAGCTTGAAGAAAATATGGCTCAGGTTTATGATTTGGTGCCCGACGAGTATTTAGGCAAGGAAATGGTGTTTTTAAGTATAAGCTTTGATCCAGAACGTGATGATCCAGCAACTTTAGATAGGTATAAAGATTTATTTAAAAGTGATGGGGAGACATGGAGAATGGCAAGAATCCCTGAAAAGACTCAATTGGATTCCCTGCTAAATAAGTTCGGTGTCATTGTTATTCCTGATGAAAATGGGAATTTTGCCCATAATTCTGCCTTCTATCTGGTCGACCGTAAAGGTACTTTAGTGGATGTTATGGACTTTACTAAGGTAACAGAAGCAGCGAATACGTTAAGGCAATATATTGAATCAGACAAAAAGGGGGAGTAA
- a CDS encoding flavin-containing monooxygenase, whose product MVYDVVIIGAGQAGLSIGYFLQKSNLSFIILDKSTEAGEVWRERYDSLTLFTPHFYSSLPGLKLNDNKNTYPTKDEISLYLKQYKEKFNLPVQLNTFVQQLLKGKNCFEISTNQGDYTAKNVIVATGPFQTALIPEISKTISDHIFQLHSSEYKNPMQLKKGPVLVVGGGNSGAQIAAELSNERDVYLSIGHKLKFLPLNIGEKSIFWYFDKMGIYRANTDSIIGKFIKKQNDPIFGIELKNLIRNNLVKLKPRAISVDDDSIIFLDKSELKVSNIIWATGFKPNYEWINLSLDFAENGLPIHKRGITSVEGLYFLGLPWQSSRGSALIQGAGRDAEYLYHCILSS is encoded by the coding sequence ATGGTTTATGACGTTGTTATAATTGGAGCTGGACAAGCAGGGCTTTCAATAGGTTACTTTTTACAGAAAAGTAACCTATCTTTCATTATATTGGACAAATCCACAGAAGCAGGAGAAGTTTGGAGAGAGCGATATGATTCCCTTACCTTGTTTACGCCTCATTTTTATAGTTCATTACCTGGGTTAAAATTAAATGACAATAAGAATACTTATCCAACGAAAGATGAGATAAGTCTATATTTAAAACAATATAAAGAGAAATTCAATCTTCCTGTACAGTTAAATACATTTGTACAACAGTTATTAAAAGGTAAAAACTGTTTTGAAATATCAACTAATCAAGGAGATTATACGGCGAAAAACGTTATTGTGGCAACTGGTCCCTTTCAAACAGCCCTCATACCTGAAATATCGAAAACAATTTCAGATCATATTTTTCAACTCCATTCTTCCGAATATAAAAACCCAATGCAGTTAAAAAAAGGACCTGTCCTTGTTGTGGGAGGAGGCAATTCAGGTGCCCAAATAGCAGCTGAATTATCAAATGAAAGGGATGTTTATCTATCCATTGGCCACAAATTGAAATTTCTCCCCTTAAATATAGGGGAGAAAAGTATTTTTTGGTATTTTGATAAAATGGGGATATATCGAGCTAACACAGATTCAATAATAGGTAAATTCATAAAAAAACAGAACGATCCAATCTTTGGGATCGAACTTAAAAACTTAATTAGAAATAACCTTGTAAAATTAAAACCAAGAGCTATTTCAGTGGATGATGATTCAATAATTTTTTTGGATAAAAGTGAATTAAAAGTAAGCAATATAATCTGGGCAACTGGGTTTAAACCGAACTATGAATGGATCAATCTCTCTTTAGATTTTGCAGAAAATGGCCTTCCAATCCATAAAAGGGGCATTACATCTGTAGAGGGTTTGTACTTTCTAGGATTACCATGGCAATCCAGCAGAGGTTCTGCACTAATTCAGGGTGCAGGCAGGGATGCGGAATATCTATATCATTGCATTTTATCTAGTTGA
- a CDS encoding heavy metal translocating P-type ATPase — translation MDEAVQKSAEKHVYRIQGFSUTGCATTFEKNVKHLEGVSDASVNFGASKLVLYGNASIEELEKAGAFENLKVIPEKERFEEKKEPFLKKHATVITSFVFLLMGWIFGQLNGEEDIASVIAYAASILIGGYRLFNTGLKNLFRLNFDMRTLMTIAVIGAAFIGEWGEGATVVILFAISEALETYSMDKARQSIRSLMDIAPREALIRRGNQELVIQVDEIRIGDIMIVKPGQKIAMDGIVSKGTSAINQAAITGESVPLAKTVDDEVFAGTLNEQGLLEVKVTKHADDTTIAKIIHLVEEAQAERAPSQAFVDRFAKYYTPAIMLIALGVAVIPPLFGADWNTWIYQGLAVLVVGCPCALVVSTPVSIVTAIGNAARNGVLIKGGIHLEEMGSIKAIAFDKTGTLTKGIPVVTDYLPQDEGSNEQLKIIAALENGSQHPLASAIMKKAEEENLDYQTVNINEFSSLTGKGIKGNINGETYFVGSPNLFEEILTDGIRTGLKEKIETLHSQGKTVMVAGTSKKITALIAVADEVRENSKKVIQKLHSLGIEKTIMLTGDNSRTANAIGKHVGVSDIKAELLPQDKLDCIKNLRKDFNRVSMVGDGVNDAPALAASTVGVAMGGAGTDTALETADIALMADDLGKLPFTVKLSRKALTIIKQNITFSLAIKLVALLLVIPGWLTLWIAIFADMGATLLVTLNSLRLLGIKDE, via the coding sequence ATGGATGAAGCAGTCCAAAAATCAGCTGAAAAGCATGTATACCGTATACAGGGATTCTCTTGAACAGGTTGTGCGACTACGTTCGAAAAGAACGTAAAACACCTGGAGGGTGTTTCAGATGCAAGTGTAAACTTTGGAGCCTCTAAACTTGTTTTATACGGAAATGCTTCCATTGAAGAACTTGAAAAGGCCGGGGCATTTGAAAATTTAAAAGTAATTCCTGAGAAGGAACGATTTGAAGAAAAGAAAGAGCCGTTTTTGAAAAAGCATGCTACAGTGATTACCTCATTTGTTTTCTTGCTAATGGGATGGATTTTCGGACAATTGAACGGAGAAGAGGATATCGCCTCCGTTATCGCATATGCAGCCTCGATCCTAATAGGAGGCTACCGTCTGTTTAACACTGGATTGAAAAACCTGTTTCGATTAAATTTTGATATGAGAACCTTGATGACCATTGCCGTCATAGGAGCAGCATTCATTGGTGAATGGGGAGAAGGTGCTACGGTTGTCATCCTGTTTGCCATTAGTGAAGCCCTTGAAACTTACTCAATGGATAAAGCCCGTCAATCCATTCGATCGTTAATGGATATTGCACCAAGGGAAGCCTTGATAAGAAGGGGAAATCAGGAACTGGTGATCCAGGTCGATGAAATTCGAATTGGAGACATTATGATTGTCAAACCCGGGCAAAAAATTGCGATGGATGGCATTGTATCGAAAGGGACCTCTGCTATAAACCAGGCAGCGATTACGGGGGAGTCTGTGCCATTGGCTAAAACGGTCGATGATGAAGTTTTTGCCGGAACCCTTAATGAACAAGGACTGCTTGAGGTTAAAGTAACCAAACATGCAGATGACACGACCATTGCGAAGATTATCCATCTGGTTGAAGAAGCACAAGCAGAGCGAGCACCTTCCCAGGCGTTTGTCGATCGGTTTGCTAAGTACTATACGCCTGCGATTATGTTAATTGCTCTAGGGGTTGCCGTAATTCCTCCGCTTTTCGGAGCTGACTGGAACACCTGGATTTATCAAGGTTTAGCAGTGTTGGTGGTCGGCTGCCCATGTGCCCTGGTGGTTTCTACACCTGTTTCAATTGTTACCGCAATCGGAAATGCAGCCCGAAACGGCGTGTTAATTAAGGGTGGAATTCATTTAGAAGAAATGGGATCAATTAAAGCCATTGCTTTTGATAAAACAGGAACATTAACAAAAGGGATTCCTGTTGTCACCGATTATCTTCCGCAAGATGAAGGTTCAAACGAACAATTAAAAATCATTGCTGCCCTGGAAAATGGATCTCAACACCCACTGGCTTCAGCGATCATGAAAAAGGCTGAGGAAGAAAACCTTGATTACCAAACTGTTAATATTAATGAATTTTCTTCGCTGACCGGTAAAGGAATAAAAGGAAATATCAACGGTGAGACATATTTTGTTGGCAGCCCGAATTTATTTGAAGAAATCCTTACCGATGGGATTAGGACCGGACTAAAAGAGAAAATTGAAACTTTGCATAGCCAGGGGAAAACCGTGATGGTTGCTGGTACATCAAAGAAAATTACGGCACTGATCGCTGTTGCTGATGAAGTGAGAGAAAATAGCAAAAAAGTGATTCAAAAACTGCACTCTTTGGGTATCGAGAAAACAATTATGCTAACGGGAGATAACTCAAGGACTGCTAATGCCATCGGAAAGCATGTAGGCGTCTCGGATATTAAAGCAGAGCTTTTACCGCAGGATAAGCTTGACTGCATTAAAAATCTCAGAAAAGATTTTAACCGGGTTTCGATGGTCGGTGATGGTGTAAACGATGCTCCTGCTCTTGCAGCCTCAACTGTGGGGGTTGCTATGGGAGGTGCCGGGACAGATACGGCATTAGAAACGGCTGATATTGCCCTGATGGCTGATGACTTAGGAAAGCTGCCATTTACGGTAAAACTCAGCAGAAAAGCTTTGACGATCATTAAGCAGAATATAACCTTCTCATTAGCTATAAAGCTAGTTGCGCTATTACTCGTGATTCCAGGATGGCTCACCCTCTGGATTGCAATCTTCGCGGATATGGGCGCTACTTTACTCGTTACCTTAAACAGCCTGAGACTTCTCGGAATTAAAGACGAATAA
- the cyoE gene encoding heme o synthase, with the protein MIQSEKLNVLTTKNNTNFLSDLKSLFKGIVLIANVLPVFTGLWLAMYFTNTSFIDNLDAVIFTITGSTFVMAGALALNNWYDADIDAKMARTKNRPTVTGAISLNAVLTIGITLSILGFLLLLFTTAESTIYALVGWVTYVLLYTMWSKRRYTFNTLIGSISGAVTPLIGWAAIDSGMHTVPIVLFLILFFWQMPHTYAIAMKKCDEYRYAGVVMLPVVHGFRKTKKQIVIYILCLLPLPFFLTSLGSIFTAIATILNAGWLVLSVSSYFIQDDLKWAHLNFIYSVNYILFLYVLMVVMTILK; encoded by the coding sequence ATGATCCAATCAGAAAAATTGAACGTATTAACGACAAAGAACAACACAAATTTCCTCTCAGATCTTAAATCTCTGTTTAAGGGAATTGTTCTAATAGCAAATGTATTGCCAGTATTCACCGGTCTATGGTTAGCGATGTATTTTACAAATACCTCCTTTATAGACAATTTAGATGCTGTTATATTCACAATTACGGGAAGTACATTTGTTATGGCAGGTGCTTTGGCCCTCAACAATTGGTATGATGCGGATATTGATGCAAAAATGGCTCGTACGAAAAATAGGCCAACCGTGACAGGTGCGATTTCTCTTAATGCGGTGTTGACAATAGGGATAACCTTAAGTATTCTTGGATTCCTGCTTTTACTATTTACAACAGCTGAATCAACCATTTATGCACTTGTCGGATGGGTTACTTATGTATTGCTCTACACCATGTGGTCCAAGAGAAGATATACATTCAATACACTGATTGGAAGTATATCCGGAGCTGTAACACCACTAATTGGCTGGGCAGCGATCGATTCAGGGATGCACACTGTACCGATTGTGCTTTTTCTTATCCTATTTTTCTGGCAAATGCCTCATACCTATGCAATTGCTATGAAGAAGTGCGATGAATACAGGTATGCTGGAGTGGTTATGCTTCCTGTCGTTCACGGATTCAGAAAAACAAAGAAACAAATTGTTATCTATATTCTCTGTTTGCTGCCATTGCCTTTTTTCTTAACGTCTCTTGGAAGTATCTTCACTGCTATAGCTACAATACTAAATGCCGGATGGCTCGTACTGAGCGTCAGCAGTTATTTTATCCAGGATGATCTTAAATGGGCACATCTGAATTTCATCTATTCTGTTAACTATATTTTGTTTCTGTATGTCTTAATGGTTGTTATGACAATTTTAAAATAA
- a CDS encoding cytochrome c oxidase subunit II produces the protein MKMHLDEKIWLFLSFGMIMGFMIFTGYQAVALGMGPPSHKETIDPKKVDQTAPFDQPGIKQINENEYEVVMTLQLFSFTPMEIDVPAGSTVHFTLTSKDVVHGFQVADTNINAMVMPGHIQKISQKFDEPGEYLVLCNEYCGAGHQAMSTKIIVR, from the coding sequence ATGAAGATGCATTTGGACGAAAAAATCTGGCTGTTTTTAAGTTTCGGAATGATTATGGGATTCATGATCTTCACGGGGTATCAAGCAGTTGCTTTAGGAATGGGGCCGCCTAGCCATAAAGAAACGATTGATCCTAAAAAAGTGGATCAAACGGCACCGTTTGACCAGCCTGGAATCAAACAGATTAATGAGAATGAATATGAAGTAGTCATGACACTTCAGCTGTTTAGTTTCACACCAATGGAAATTGACGTGCCTGCTGGCTCGACTGTCCATTTCACCTTGACTTCAAAAGACGTTGTACATGGATTTCAAGTGGCAGATACAAATATAAACGCCATGGTCATGCCTGGTCATATCCAAAAAATTTCGCAAAAGTTTGATGAACCTGGAGAATATTTGGTGCTGTGTAATGAATATTGCGGGGCAGGACATCAAGCAATGAGTACAAAGATCATCGTTAGATAA
- a CDS encoding acetoin utilization AcuB family protein, translated as MIVEEIMKKNVTTLFPEDTIADAIKLMADNKIRHIPIVNEDHSVIGLVSDRDIKDAAPSVFHWDEHKSELDKPVKSIMTTDVITGHPLDFVEEISAVFYEHNISCLPIIKDRKLVGIVTETDLLHTLVELTGAHQPGSQIEVKVPNKAGMLCEITSVISMRKANIQSVLVYPDQKDDRYKILVVRIQTMNPIAVIEDLKKAGHNVLWPNLPGVSS; from the coding sequence ATGATCGTCGAGGAAATTATGAAGAAGAATGTCACGACGCTTTTTCCTGAAGATACAATTGCAGATGCGATCAAGCTGATGGCGGATAACAAAATTCGCCACATCCCGATTGTGAACGAAGATCACAGCGTGATTGGGCTGGTTTCAGATCGCGACATCAAGGATGCTGCCCCGTCTGTTTTCCATTGGGATGAACATAAGAGCGAGCTCGATAAACCAGTAAAATCAATCATGACAACAGACGTGATAACCGGGCATCCTCTAGACTTTGTAGAGGAAATATCAGCAGTATTCTATGAACACAATATCAGCTGCCTTCCTATTATTAAAGATAGGAAACTCGTAGGAATCGTAACCGAAACAGATTTGCTGCATACACTTGTTGAGCTGACAGGTGCACACCAGCCCGGATCGCAAATAGAAGTAAAGGTACCTAACAAAGCAGGAATGCTTTGCGAAATCACATCTGTTATCAGCATGCGGAAAGCAAATATCCAAAGCGTGCTCGTATACCCTGACCAAAAGGATGATCGTTATAAAATTCTCGTTGTACGGATCCAGACGATGAATCCTATCGCAGTGATTGAGGATTTGAAAAAAGCAGGACACAATGTACTCTGGCCTAACCTCCCGGGTGTTTCATCATGA
- a CDS encoding cbb3-type cytochrome c oxidase subunit I, with product MQPALKTKTFNQKTNQVLGISLEDARISKSYLSVAFIALLLGGFLGLLQGLNRAGVLQLPPWLNYYQVLTAHGILLVVVLSAFFTIGYFYAGISHTLGGLLPKVRKMAWIGFWMKIFGFVLVVIPILKNEASVMYTFYPPMAASPMFYFGLVFIVLGVWMLSFGAFTQVANWRRNHKGQHLPILAFFATGVFVLLVGATAFVAVEVIFMIIPWTLGWVDGINVLLARTLFWAFGHTAVNIWYLTAVSAWYVVVPKIIGGTRWNDLLTRMVVIPLVIMNITGGFHHQIIDPGISESIKYMHVFMSLAIGFPSLMTAYAMFRVFERTARAKGGKGLVGWYKKMPWGDVRFLAPFIAMVAFIPAGAGGIVQSTNQLDQVVHNTMWVVGHFHLTLGMSVIMTFFGISYWLVPYLSKRVLTPAMNKLGVIQTIIWTIGMVIMAISMHIAGLFGSPRRTSFTTYGDFAEKLGWNPYMALVGIGASLLLLAVILQVYAVFNLMFFAPKGTTEFPIAEEEAGAEKTPYWTERWGIWVVLMLLVVSMAYVLPIADMILNAPPGSPPFKTW from the coding sequence GTGCAACCTGCATTAAAAACAAAAACATTTAATCAGAAAACAAATCAAGTGTTAGGGATCAGTCTAGAAGATGCCAGAATATCGAAATCATATTTATCCGTAGCTTTTATCGCATTACTGCTGGGCGGTTTTCTTGGATTGTTACAAGGATTGAATCGTGCTGGTGTCCTGCAGCTGCCTCCATGGCTTAACTATTATCAGGTACTGACAGCCCATGGAATACTATTAGTTGTTGTATTATCAGCATTTTTCACCATTGGTTACTTTTATGCCGGGATTTCCCATACATTGGGAGGATTGCTGCCTAAAGTAAGGAAGATGGCATGGATTGGCTTTTGGATGAAGATCTTTGGTTTTGTATTGGTCGTCATTCCAATTTTGAAGAATGAAGCCTCCGTCATGTATACCTTCTACCCTCCAATGGCCGCATCTCCTATGTTTTACTTCGGCTTAGTCTTTATTGTATTAGGTGTATGGATGCTCTCATTTGGAGCGTTTACCCAGGTGGCGAATTGGAGAAGGAATCATAAAGGGCAACATCTGCCGATTCTCGCATTCTTTGCAACGGGTGTTTTTGTCCTATTAGTTGGTGCAACCGCATTTGTTGCTGTGGAAGTCATTTTTATGATCATTCCCTGGACTCTTGGATGGGTTGACGGCATAAATGTGTTGCTAGCCCGTACACTATTCTGGGCATTCGGGCATACAGCCGTTAATATCTGGTACTTAACAGCTGTATCGGCATGGTATGTAGTCGTACCAAAAATAATTGGGGGAACCCGATGGAATGATCTTTTAACTCGTATGGTTGTCATACCCTTAGTGATTATGAATATTACTGGGGGATTCCACCATCAGATCATTGACCCGGGTATTTCCGAATCAATCAAATATATGCACGTATTCATGAGTCTGGCAATCGGATTCCCATCCTTAATGACGGCATACGCAATGTTCAGGGTATTTGAACGAACAGCGAGAGCGAAGGGTGGTAAAGGGTTAGTTGGCTGGTATAAGAAAATGCCATGGGGAGATGTGCGCTTCCTGGCTCCGTTCATTGCCATGGTTGCATTCATCCCAGCTGGAGCAGGCGGTATTGTACAGAGTACAAACCAATTAGACCAGGTTGTGCACAATACAATGTGGGTTGTAGGACACTTCCATCTAACGTTGGGTATGTCTGTTATTATGACATTCTTTGGTATCAGCTACTGGTTAGTTCCGTATCTATCAAAACGTGTACTGACGCCAGCCATGAACAAACTGGGTGTCATTCAAACTATCATTTGGACCATAGGCATGGTAATAATGGCAATATCGATGCATATCGCTGGCCTATTTGGATCCCCGCGCAGAACATCTTTTACAACTTATGGCGACTTTGCAGAAAAACTCGGATGGAATCCATATATGGCGTTAGTAGGAATCGGTGCAAGCTTATTACTGCTTGCTGTCATTCTTCAAGTATATGCAGTATTTAATCTGATGTTTTTTGCACCAAAAGGTACCACTGAGTTCCCAATCGCGGAAGAGGAGGCAGGTGCAGAAAAAACTCCATATTGGACAGAACGATGGGGAATTTGGGTGGTACTCATGCTGTTAGTTGTTTCAATGGCTTATGTACTTCCAATTGCTGATATGATCCTTAACGCGCCTCCTGGCTCTCCGCCATTTAAAACCTGGTAA
- a CDS encoding acetoin utilization protein AcuC has product MSDRSVFVFSEELLNYRFSSNHPFNQMRLKLTLDLLLKIGAIEDNQIIAPRMATDEELHLVHDPNFVNAVKLAGQGKLKGESAEGYGLGTEDTPIFANMHEASALLVGGTLTAVDQVMTGKAVHALHLGGGLHHGFRGKASGFCIYNDSSVAIKYLQEKYNARVLYVDTDAHHGDGVQWSFYDDPNVCTLSIHETGRYLFPGTGNVNERGQGKGYGYSFNIPVDAFTEDDSWLDAYRKSLMEVVEFFKPDVILTQNGADAHYHDPLTHLSATMKIYREIPRLAHEAAHKYCDGRWIAVGGGGYDIWRVVPRAWSLIWLEMTENSNCYGSLPQNWIDEWKDKAPVELPLEWDDPDNLYPPIPRKPEITEKNAQTVEKALYPIRNNKKSEPV; this is encoded by the coding sequence ATGAGCGACCGCTCTGTGTTCGTTTTTTCAGAAGAGCTGCTGAATTATCGGTTCAGCAGCAACCATCCTTTTAACCAGATGCGGTTGAAGCTTACGCTTGATTTATTGCTTAAAATTGGCGCAATTGAAGACAATCAGATTATTGCTCCCAGGATGGCCACGGATGAGGAACTCCACCTTGTCCATGATCCTAATTTTGTAAACGCTGTTAAGCTTGCTGGCCAGGGAAAGCTTAAAGGTGAATCCGCGGAAGGATATGGTCTCGGGACTGAAGATACACCAATTTTCGCAAATATGCATGAAGCAAGTGCTTTGCTCGTCGGCGGCACCCTGACTGCAGTAGATCAAGTCATGACCGGGAAAGCCGTCCATGCGCTCCATTTAGGAGGGGGACTGCATCACGGGTTCCGTGGCAAAGCTTCGGGCTTCTGTATATACAATGACAGTTCTGTCGCAATCAAATACCTGCAGGAAAAGTACAATGCGAGGGTATTATATGTCGATACCGATGCCCATCATGGAGACGGTGTCCAATGGTCTTTCTATGATGATCCGAATGTATGCACTTTATCGATCCATGAAACTGGCCGTTACCTTTTTCCGGGCACAGGAAATGTGAATGAACGTGGACAAGGGAAAGGCTATGGGTATTCTTTTAATATTCCAGTGGATGCTTTCACAGAGGATGACTCGTGGCTCGATGCCTATAGAAAATCCCTGATGGAAGTTGTTGAGTTCTTCAAACCCGATGTTATTCTGACACAAAATGGGGCTGATGCTCATTACCATGACCCATTGACCCATCTGTCTGCAACCATGAAAATTTATCGGGAAATTCCAAGGCTTGCCCATGAAGCAGCCCATAAATATTGCGATGGCAGGTGGATTGCAGTTGGCGGCGGAGGCTACGACATATGGCGCGTGGTGCCGAGAGCCTGGTCACTAATCTGGCTGGAGATGACTGAAAACTCGAACTGTTATGGCAGTTTGCCTCAAAACTGGATCGATGAATGGAAAGACAAGGCACCGGTAGAATTACCACTAGAATGGGATGACCCGGATAACTTATATCCACCGATTCCGCGAAAACCGGAAATCACCGAAAAGAACGCCCAGACAGTTGAAAAAGCGCTATATCCCATCAGGAATAATAAAAAATCAGAACCCGTTTAA
- the ccpA gene encoding catabolite control protein A: MNITIYDVAREANVSMATVSRVVNGNPNVKPATRKKVMEVIDRLGYRPNAVARGLASKKTTTVGVIIPDISSPFFAELARGIEDIATMYKYNIILSNSDQNIEKELHLLNTMLGKQVDGIVFMGGNIKAEHVEEFKKSPVPIVLAGSIEDSGEIPSVNIDYEQATYDAVSAFVEKGHKEIAFVIGPYHEPINKDKKLEGYKRALKDAGIEYNEELVLEGDYTYDSGLEAIERIIELGTKPTAILVGSDEMALGVVHGAFDQGFSVPDDFEVISSDNTRLTLMVRPQLTTIVQPLYDIGAVAMRLLTKYMNKEKVDENIVVLPHRIENRKSTN, translated from the coding sequence ATGAATATCACAATATATGATGTTGCAAGAGAGGCGAATGTTTCAATGGCAACGGTTTCACGTGTTGTCAATGGAAATCCTAATGTAAAGCCAGCAACCAGGAAGAAGGTCATGGAGGTCATTGACCGTCTTGGGTACCGCCCGAATGCGGTTGCCCGTGGTCTGGCAAGCAAAAAGACAACTACTGTCGGAGTCATCATCCCCGATATCTCCAGCCCATTTTTTGCTGAACTGGCCAGAGGAATTGAAGATATTGCAACCATGTATAAATACAATATTATCTTGAGCAATTCTGATCAAAATATTGAAAAAGAATTGCACCTTTTAAACACGATGCTTGGAAAGCAAGTTGACGGCATTGTTTTCATGGGCGGCAATATTAAAGCTGAGCATGTTGAAGAGTTCAAGAAATCCCCAGTACCGATTGTTCTTGCTGGTTCGATCGAGGATTCCGGCGAGATTCCATCAGTAAATATTGATTATGAACAGGCAACATATGATGCCGTTTCAGCTTTTGTAGAAAAAGGCCACAAAGAAATTGCGTTCGTCATTGGACCGTATCATGAGCCAATCAATAAAGATAAGAAGCTTGAAGGTTATAAAAGGGCACTAAAGGATGCAGGCATTGAATATAATGAAGAGCTTGTTCTGGAAGGGGATTACACCTACGATTCAGGCCTTGAGGCAATTGAAAGAATCATCGAGCTGGGTACAAAACCAACCGCAATCCTAGTCGGTTCGGATGAGATGGCTCTTGGAGTGGTTCATGGTGCATTTGACCAAGGGTTCAGCGTTCCAGATGATTTTGAGGTCATTAGTTCAGATAACACAAGATTGACTTTGATGGTGCGCCCGCAGCTGACAACTATCGTCCAGCCTTTATATGATATTGGGGCAGTAGCGATGCGCTTGCTGACTAAATACATGAACAAAGAGAAAGTGGACGAGAACATCGTTGTTCTGCCACACCGGATTGAAAACAGAAAATCAACGAATTAG
- a CDS encoding ArsR/SmtB family transcription factor → MKHDDVCEITCFDGPKVERVKESLSKYNTFSVSTMFKALADDTRLKIAFALSEEDELCVCDVANITGCTTATASHHLRLLRNMGLAKYRKEGKLVFYSLDDDHVKQLILLAFTHEQEGKVHG, encoded by the coding sequence TTGAAACATGATGATGTTTGTGAGATAACATGTTTTGATGGACCTAAAGTGGAACGGGTAAAGGAGTCTTTATCTAAATATAATACATTCTCAGTTTCTACAATGTTTAAAGCACTGGCAGATGATACCAGGCTGAAAATTGCTTTTGCATTAAGTGAAGAAGATGAGCTTTGTGTGTGTGACGTCGCTAATATTACAGGGTGTACAACAGCAACTGCCTCCCATCATTTACGCCTGCTCCGCAATATGGGCCTGGCAAAATATCGAAAAGAAGGAAAGCTGGTGTTTTACTCTTTAGATGATGATCATGTAAAACAATTGATTCTCCTAGCCTTTACTCATGAACAGGAGGGGAAAGTACATGGATGA